In one window of Comamonas testosteroni DNA:
- a CDS encoding EamA family transporter — MSRPDWLSAIIVIVVWGLNFVVMKWGLAKISPLLLCALRFAAASLPFLLFVRAPKNLSWGLLAAYGLVQGVGQFGLLFTGMKLGMPAGMASVVLQTQAFITMLLAAAFLHEKPQRWQWMGLLIALAGLLLIGAAHGEGTSDMTLIGFVLTVGAAAMWAGSNLLTRMAAKQGSYEPVSFIVWTSVFPMLPLLLLSLWVDGVDSVTSQLQSIGWSELGVIAYLAFLSTLLGYGLWTRLLQRYAASTVAPLSLLVPVIGLLSAMLLLGEAPNGLQWLGTLGVLLGMVVNQFGGKWRR, encoded by the coding sequence ATGAGTCGTCCGGACTGGCTCAGCGCCATCATCGTCATCGTGGTCTGGGGTCTCAATTTCGTGGTCATGAAGTGGGGGCTGGCCAAGATCTCGCCCCTGCTGCTGTGCGCGCTGCGCTTTGCCGCGGCATCGCTGCCATTTCTGCTGTTTGTGCGTGCGCCCAAAAATCTTTCCTGGGGGCTGCTGGCCGCCTATGGTCTGGTGCAGGGGGTTGGGCAATTCGGCCTGCTGTTCACCGGCATGAAGCTGGGCATGCCTGCCGGTATGGCATCCGTGGTGCTTCAGACCCAGGCCTTCATCACCATGCTGCTGGCGGCGGCGTTCTTGCACGAGAAGCCGCAGCGCTGGCAATGGATGGGCTTGCTTATTGCTCTTGCCGGGCTGCTGCTGATCGGTGCCGCCCATGGTGAGGGGACATCGGATATGACGCTGATCGGTTTTGTGCTGACCGTGGGTGCCGCAGCCATGTGGGCCGGCTCGAACCTGCTGACGCGGATGGCGGCCAAGCAAGGCTCGTATGAACCGGTGTCCTTCATCGTCTGGACCAGCGTCTTTCCCATGCTGCCGCTGCTGTTGCTGTCCCTGTGGGTGGATGGCGTGGACTCGGTGACTTCGCAGTTGCAGTCCATAGGCTGGAGCGAGCTTGGAGTGATCGCCTATCTGGCCTTTTTGTCCACCTTGCTGGGCTATGGTCTGTGGACGCGGTTGCTGCAGCGCTATGCGGCCAGCACCGTGGCCCCTTTGTCGCTGCTGGTGCCGGTGATCGGCCTGCTGTCGGCCATGCTGCTGCTGGGAGAGGCCCCCAATGGCCTGCAGTGGCTGGGGACGCTGGGCGTTTTGCTGGGAATGGTGGTCAACCAGTTTGGCGGCAAATGGCGGCGCTGA
- the hpaI gene encoding 4-hydroxy-2-oxoheptanedioate aldolase yields MPALNPFKTAIAARQPQIGLWLSMADPYLAEAAATTGYDWLLIDGEHAPNDLRSTLGALQAVASHPAQPVVRVVEGSTALIKQMLDIGVKTLLVPMVDTAEQARAIVAATQYPPLGVRGVGSAVGRASQWSSRADYLNVADDEVCLLVQAETTTALKNLEAICAVDGVHGVFIGPADLAASMGHRGNPGHPDVQAAIEAAMRTIVASGKAAGTLTSDPALAQRYLQLGCSFVAVGVDVLMFVNAARKLRSQFAGSTVAAPALPAAAY; encoded by the coding sequence ATGCCCGCACTGAATCCCTTCAAGACCGCCATCGCCGCACGCCAGCCCCAGATCGGGCTGTGGCTGTCCATGGCCGATCCCTACCTGGCCGAAGCGGCCGCCACCACGGGCTATGACTGGCTGCTGATCGACGGCGAGCATGCGCCCAACGATCTGCGCAGCACCCTGGGCGCCCTGCAGGCCGTGGCCTCGCACCCGGCTCAGCCGGTGGTGCGAGTCGTGGAAGGCAGCACGGCCCTGATCAAGCAGATGCTGGACATAGGCGTCAAGACACTGCTCGTGCCCATGGTGGACACGGCAGAGCAGGCCCGGGCCATCGTGGCCGCCACGCAATACCCGCCCCTGGGCGTGCGCGGCGTCGGCAGTGCCGTGGGACGCGCCTCTCAATGGAGCAGCCGCGCCGACTATCTGAATGTGGCCGACGACGAGGTCTGCCTGCTGGTGCAGGCCGAGACCACCACGGCCCTGAAAAATCTCGAAGCCATCTGCGCCGTGGACGGCGTGCACGGCGTCTTCATAGGCCCGGCCGACCTGGCAGCCTCCATGGGCCATCGCGGCAACCCCGGCCACCCCGATGTGCAGGCGGCCATCGAAGCAGCGATGCGCACCATTGTTGCCAGTGGCAAAGCGGCAGGTACGCTGACCTCGGACCCCGCGCTGGCACAGCGCTACCTTCAGCTCGGCTGCAGCTTTGTGGCCGTGGGCGTGGATGTGTTGATGTTCGTGAATGCAGCGCGCAAGCTGCGCAGCCAGTTTGCCGGCTCCACGGTGGCGGCCCCGGCACTGCCGGCAGCCGCCTACTGA
- a CDS encoding NAD-dependent succinate-semialdehyde dehydrogenase, with the protein MNATPLRLQRTELQRSANFIAGAWTPAASGASFAVTDPATGSTITDVPDSGAADARAAVDAAQAALPAWRKLPAKQRAAIIKRWNDLVLAHQDDLGTLISLEQGKPLAEGKGEVAYAASYIEWFGEAATRMNGEVIPAPVPGRRMFALREPVGVVAAITPWNFPAAMIARKIAPALAAGCTVVCKPAEDTPLTSLALVLLAHEAGVPAGVLNIVTASRERTPEVVDQWLDDGRVRKITFTGSTPVGKHLARRSADTLKKLSLELGGNAPFIVFEDADVAAAVDGFMAAKFRNGGQTCVCPNRVFVHRSVHEAFASQLSARVAALHVGPASEAASQIGPMINDRAVEKIARHVEDAVAKGARVLTGGRRLTDLGPTYYAPTVLSGATASMACACEETFGPVAPLTMFDDEAEVIAAANDTPFGLAAYFYSQDIRRIWRVADALESGIVGINEGALAAEAAPFGGVKESGYGREGSTHGLDDYLHIKYVCQGGLD; encoded by the coding sequence ATGAACGCCACACCACTCAGACTGCAACGCACCGAACTGCAGCGCAGCGCCAACTTCATCGCCGGCGCCTGGACGCCCGCTGCCAGCGGCGCCAGCTTTGCCGTGACCGATCCGGCCACGGGCAGCACCATTACCGACGTACCCGATTCAGGTGCGGCCGATGCGCGCGCCGCCGTGGACGCCGCCCAGGCGGCCCTGCCGGCCTGGCGCAAGCTGCCGGCCAAGCAGCGCGCAGCCATCATCAAGCGCTGGAACGATCTGGTGCTGGCCCATCAGGACGATCTGGGCACACTGATCTCGCTGGAGCAGGGCAAGCCCCTGGCCGAAGGAAAGGGCGAAGTCGCCTATGCCGCCAGCTATATCGAATGGTTCGGCGAGGCTGCCACGCGCATGAATGGCGAAGTCATCCCCGCGCCCGTGCCGGGCCGGCGCATGTTCGCCCTGCGCGAGCCCGTGGGCGTGGTCGCCGCCATCACGCCCTGGAACTTCCCGGCCGCCATGATCGCACGCAAGATCGCACCCGCCCTGGCTGCGGGCTGCACCGTGGTCTGCAAGCCGGCCGAGGACACGCCGCTGACCTCGCTGGCCCTGGTGCTGCTGGCACATGAAGCCGGCGTGCCGGCCGGCGTGCTCAACATCGTCACGGCCTCGCGCGAGCGCACGCCCGAAGTGGTCGATCAATGGCTGGATGACGGCCGCGTGCGCAAGATCACCTTCACCGGCTCCACGCCCGTGGGCAAGCATCTGGCGCGCCGCAGCGCCGACACGCTCAAAAAGCTCTCGCTGGAGCTGGGCGGCAATGCGCCCTTCATCGTTTTCGAGGATGCCGATGTGGCAGCCGCCGTGGACGGCTTCATGGCCGCCAAGTTCCGCAACGGCGGCCAGACCTGCGTCTGCCCCAATCGCGTCTTTGTGCACCGCTCGGTGCATGAGGCCTTTGCGAGTCAGCTCAGCGCCCGTGTGGCTGCCCTGCACGTGGGCCCGGCCAGCGAAGCGGCCTCGCAGATCGGGCCCATGATCAATGACCGCGCGGTCGAGAAGATCGCCCGCCATGTGGAGGACGCCGTGGCCAAGGGCGCCAGGGTGCTCACGGGCGGCAGGCGCCTGACGGATCTGGGCCCCACCTACTACGCCCCCACCGTGCTCTCGGGCGCCACTGCCTCCATGGCCTGCGCCTGCGAAGAAACCTTCGGCCCCGTGGCGCCGCTGACCATGTTCGATGACGAGGCCGAGGTCATCGCCGCCGCCAACGACACGCCGTTCGGTCTGGCCGCCTATTTCTACAGCCAGGACATACGCCGCATCTGGCGCGTCGCCGATGCGCTGGAGTCGGGCATCGTGGGCATCAACGAAGGCGCGCTGGCCGCCGAGGCCGCCCCCTTTGGCGGCGTCAAGGAGTCGGGCTACGGCCGCGAAGGCTCCACCCACGGGCTCGACGATTACCTGCATATCAAATACGTCTGCCAGGGTGGGTTGGACTGA
- a CDS encoding UxaA family hydrolase encodes MLSSSSSLLHLHPNDNVLVAKTALALGQDIPELGVRTRAQVPAGHKIAARRIAEGEQVKKYDTVIGVATRDLEPGDYVHSHNLKLVDYYRDPSFGADVRPVQYVPEEQRATFQGFVRAGGGVGTRNFIGILSSVNCSATVIKRIAAHFTPERLAAFPNVDGVAAFAQSSGCGMSSPSEHFDVLRRTLAGYARHPNLAGVLIVGLGCERNQVDALVDSQGLKEGPLLRTLVMQEVGGTRATIEAGIAAIEDMLPIANQAQRSTVSAAHLKIGLECGGSDGFSGITANPGLGAAMDILVRHGGTAILSETPEIHGVEFMLTRRAISPEVGQKLLDRLAWWERYAAGQNAQFNGVVGHGNQAGGLANIFEKSLGSAMKGGTTPLRAVYEYAEPITEHGFVFMDSPGYDPVASTGQIASGAQLICFTTGRGSMFGSKPAPTIKLASNTPMYQRLQEDMDINCGVVVDGELTVPELGQQIFEQILRHASGEQTKSEALGLGDHEFVPWHLGIVS; translated from the coding sequence ATGCTCTCCTCCTCCTCTTCCCTGCTGCACCTGCACCCCAACGACAACGTGCTGGTGGCCAAGACCGCCCTGGCCCTGGGCCAGGACATTCCCGAGCTGGGCGTGCGCACGCGCGCCCAGGTGCCGGCCGGCCACAAGATCGCGGCACGCCGCATCGCCGAGGGCGAGCAGGTCAAGAAGTACGACACGGTGATCGGCGTCGCCACACGCGACCTGGAGCCTGGCGACTATGTGCACAGCCACAACCTCAAGCTGGTGGACTACTACCGCGACCCGTCGTTCGGTGCCGACGTGCGGCCCGTCCAGTACGTGCCCGAGGAGCAGCGCGCCACCTTCCAGGGGTTTGTGCGAGCGGGCGGCGGCGTGGGCACGCGCAACTTCATCGGCATCCTGTCCTCGGTCAACTGCTCGGCCACCGTGATCAAGCGCATCGCCGCCCACTTCACGCCCGAGCGGCTGGCCGCCTTTCCCAATGTGGACGGCGTGGCCGCCTTTGCCCAGAGCAGCGGCTGCGGCATGTCCTCGCCCAGCGAGCACTTCGATGTGCTGCGCCGCACCCTGGCCGGCTATGCGCGCCACCCCAACCTGGCGGGCGTGCTCATCGTGGGTCTGGGCTGCGAACGCAACCAGGTCGATGCGCTGGTGGATTCGCAGGGCCTCAAGGAAGGCCCGTTGTTGCGCACCCTGGTGATGCAGGAGGTGGGCGGTACACGCGCCACCATCGAGGCCGGCATTGCCGCCATCGAGGACATGCTACCCATCGCCAACCAGGCGCAGCGCAGCACCGTCAGTGCCGCCCACCTCAAGATCGGCCTGGAATGCGGCGGCTCGGACGGCTTTTCGGGCATCACGGCCAACCCCGGCCTGGGCGCGGCCATGGACATTCTGGTGCGCCATGGCGGCACGGCGATTCTGTCCGAGACGCCCGAGATCCACGGCGTGGAGTTCATGCTCACGCGCCGTGCCATCAGCCCCGAAGTCGGCCAGAAGCTGCTGGACCGCCTGGCCTGGTGGGAGCGCTATGCAGCCGGCCAGAACGCCCAGTTCAACGGCGTGGTCGGTCATGGCAACCAGGCCGGCGGTCTGGCCAACATCTTTGAAAAATCCCTGGGCAGCGCCATGAAGGGCGGTACCACGCCACTGCGTGCCGTCTATGAATACGCCGAGCCCATCACCGAGCACGGCTTTGTCTTCATGGACTCGCCGGGCTATGACCCCGTGGCCTCCACGGGCCAGATCGCCAGCGGCGCCCAGCTGATCTGCTTCACCACGGGTCGCGGCTCCATGTTCGGCAGCAAGCCCGCCCCCACCATCAAGCTGGCCAGCAACACCCCCATGTACCAGCGCCTGCAGGAGGACATGGACATCAATTGCGGCGTGGTCGTCGACGGAGAGCTGACCGTGCCCGAGCTGGGCCAGCAGATCTTCGAGCAGATCCTGCGCCATGCCAGCGGCGAGCAGACCAAGAGCGAAGCCCTGGGACTGGGCGACCATGAATTCGTGCCCTGGCACCTGGGTATTGTGAGCTGA
- a CDS encoding Bug family tripartite tricarboxylate transporter substrate binding protein, which yields MTPSRSSRRSFVLGALGAATLGSSTRLLAQTWPERPITFICPWPAGGTADQSMRALCTVASRILGQAIAVENRAGASGMIGSKALASAKPDGYTIGQIPISVTRFSQLGTLQADPRKDYTYIARTSGQTFGIAVPANSRFKTLQDLVAAAKAKPGSITYAHAGVGGATHVGMEEFAAAAGIQLSHVPYKGGAEALQGVLGGHVDALADSSSWAPHVEAGKLRLLATWGEQRTPRFKDVPTLKDLGYNVVVDAPNGIGAPKGLPPAVEAKLRDAFRQAVASPEFKSVADRLDAPLLYLDGPDYARYVNTVYQKEAVLIDKLKLRDLMR from the coding sequence ATGACCCCCTCACGCAGCAGCCGGCGCAGTTTTGTGCTCGGCGCCCTCGGCGCAGCCACGCTCGGCAGTTCCACCCGCCTGCTGGCCCAGACCTGGCCCGAGCGCCCCATCACCTTCATCTGCCCCTGGCCTGCCGGCGGCACGGCCGACCAGTCCATGCGCGCGCTGTGCACCGTGGCCAGCCGCATCCTGGGCCAGGCGATTGCGGTGGAAAACCGCGCCGGAGCCTCCGGCATGATCGGCTCCAAGGCCCTGGCCTCGGCCAAGCCCGACGGCTACACCATCGGCCAGATCCCGATCTCGGTCACGCGCTTCTCCCAACTGGGCACGCTGCAGGCCGATCCGCGCAAGGACTACACCTATATCGCGCGCACCTCGGGCCAGACCTTCGGTATCGCCGTGCCGGCCAACTCGCGCTTCAAGACCCTGCAGGACCTGGTCGCCGCCGCCAAGGCCAAGCCCGGCAGCATCACCTACGCCCACGCCGGCGTGGGCGGCGCCACGCATGTGGGCATGGAGGAATTTGCGGCCGCAGCAGGCATACAGCTCAGCCATGTGCCCTACAAGGGCGGCGCCGAGGCGCTGCAGGGCGTGCTGGGCGGCCATGTGGACGCGCTGGCCGACTCCAGCTCCTGGGCTCCGCATGTGGAAGCCGGCAAGCTGCGCCTGCTGGCCACCTGGGGCGAGCAGCGCACGCCGCGCTTCAAGGACGTGCCCACACTCAAGGACCTGGGCTACAACGTGGTCGTCGATGCACCCAACGGCATCGGCGCGCCCAAGGGCCTGCCGCCCGCCGTCGAAGCCAAGCTGCGCGATGCCTTCCGCCAGGCCGTGGCCAGCCCCGAGTTCAAGTCCGTGGCCGACAGGCTGGACGCGCCATTGCTCTACCTGGACGGCCCCGACTACGCCAGGTATGTGAACACGGTCTACCAGAAGGAAGCCGTGCTCATCGACAAACTCAAACTGCGCGACCTGATGCGCTGA
- a CDS encoding LysR substrate-binding domain-containing protein, whose translation MSKIDRVLRSNLKLRHLQLLVALDQFRHLGRAAEFLAVTQPAVSKTLAEIERMLGMALFERSTRGTEPTAAGVSMVRFARSVLAGFERTRDEMAAEASGARGRTSVGAMVVATPVLLARAVERLKARSEQTTVMVEEGDLTRLLPKLRLGELDLFVGRLEPGYAAPDLETEALYDDPMVAVVRPGHALLAPGAASWQALAEAPCVLPPPWASLRVKLEQQFYAHGLHPPVDIVETASFLSQLTFVHQRGAVAFMARGVARCHAALGTLAILDLVVPIDLPPVGLITLRGQPLTPTTGLLLQCLREVAGELG comes from the coding sequence ATGAGCAAGATCGATCGTGTGCTGCGCTCCAACCTCAAGCTGCGCCATCTGCAGCTGCTGGTGGCGCTGGACCAGTTCCGTCACCTGGGCCGTGCGGCCGAGTTTCTGGCCGTGACCCAGCCCGCCGTCTCCAAAACCCTGGCCGAGATCGAGCGCATGCTGGGCATGGCGCTGTTCGAGCGCTCCACGCGCGGCACCGAGCCCACGGCAGCCGGTGTCAGCATGGTGCGGTTTGCGCGCTCGGTGCTGGCTGGTTTCGAGCGCACGCGCGACGAGATGGCTGCCGAGGCCAGCGGTGCCCGCGGGCGCACCAGTGTGGGTGCCATGGTGGTGGCCACGCCCGTCTTGCTGGCGCGCGCTGTGGAGCGGTTAAAAGCGCGGTCCGAGCAGACCACGGTGATGGTGGAGGAGGGCGATCTGACGCGCCTGCTGCCCAAGCTGCGCCTGGGCGAGCTGGATCTGTTCGTGGGACGGCTGGAGCCCGGCTATGCCGCGCCCGACCTGGAGACCGAGGCACTGTACGACGATCCCATGGTGGCCGTGGTGCGGCCCGGTCATGCGCTGCTGGCGCCGGGTGCGGCCAGCTGGCAGGCCCTGGCCGAAGCACCTTGTGTGCTTCCTCCACCCTGGGCCTCGCTGCGCGTGAAGCTGGAGCAGCAGTTCTATGCCCACGGCCTGCACCCGCCGGTCGACATCGTGGAGACTGCGTCCTTTCTCTCGCAGCTGACCTTTGTGCACCAGCGCGGCGCCGTGGCCTTCATGGCGCGCGGTGTGGCCCGCTGTCATGCCGCACTGGGTACGCTGGCCATACTGGATCTGGTTGTGCCCATAGATCTGCCGCCCGTGGGGCTGATCACCTTGCGCGGTCAGCCGCTGACGCCGACCACGGGCTTGCTGCTGCAATGCCTGCGCGAGGTCGCGGGGGAGCTGGGCTGA
- a CDS encoding tartrate dehydrogenase has protein sequence MSTPKKIAVIAGDGIGKEVMPEGLRALQAAARRFELPLEFHHFDWAHCDYYAEHGQMMPDDWKEQLSGMDAIFFGAVGWPATVPDHVSLWGSLLKFRREFDQYINLRPVRLFEGVPCPLAGRKPGDIDYYVVRENTEGEYTALGGIMFEGTDREICIQESVYSKHGADRLLKYAFDLAQSRAKKHVTLATKSNGIAISMPWWDKRADDVAKAYPEVTLDKQHIDILTARFVLQPGRFDVVAATNLFGDILSDLGPATTGTIGLAPSANLNPERSFPSLFEPVHGSAPDIYGKNIANPIAMVWSGALMLDFLGRSEGAWRQAHDTIVAAIEHTIKAGPLTPDLGGKANTTEVGEAIAAAIAKA, from the coding sequence ATGTCCACTCCCAAAAAGATTGCAGTCATCGCCGGCGACGGCATCGGCAAGGAAGTCATGCCCGAAGGCCTGCGCGCGCTGCAAGCCGCAGCCAGGCGCTTCGAGCTGCCGCTGGAATTCCACCATTTCGACTGGGCCCACTGCGACTACTACGCCGAACACGGCCAGATGATGCCCGATGACTGGAAGGAGCAGCTTTCGGGCATGGACGCCATCTTCTTCGGCGCCGTGGGCTGGCCTGCCACCGTGCCCGACCATGTCTCGCTGTGGGGCTCGCTGCTCAAGTTCCGCCGCGAGTTCGACCAGTACATCAATCTGCGCCCGGTACGCCTGTTCGAAGGCGTGCCCTGCCCCCTGGCAGGCCGCAAGCCCGGCGACATCGACTACTACGTGGTGCGCGAGAACACCGAGGGCGAGTACACCGCCCTGGGCGGCATCATGTTTGAAGGCACGGACCGCGAGATCTGCATCCAGGAATCGGTCTATAGCAAGCATGGCGCCGATCGCCTGCTCAAGTACGCCTTCGATCTGGCGCAGAGCCGCGCCAAGAAGCACGTGACCCTGGCCACCAAGAGCAACGGCATCGCCATCAGCATGCCCTGGTGGGACAAGCGTGCTGACGATGTGGCCAAGGCCTATCCCGAAGTCACGCTGGACAAGCAGCACATCGACATCCTGACGGCACGCTTCGTGCTGCAGCCCGGCCGCTTCGACGTGGTGGCCGCCACCAATCTGTTTGGCGACATCCTGTCCGACCTGGGCCCCGCCACCACGGGCACCATCGGCCTGGCACCCTCGGCCAACCTCAACCCCGAGCGCAGCTTCCCCTCGCTGTTCGAGCCCGTGCATGGCTCGGCACCCGACATCTACGGCAAGAACATCGCCAACCCCATCGCCATGGTCTGGTCGGGCGCGCTGATGCTGGACTTCCTGGGCCGCAGCGAAGGTGCCTGGCGTCAGGCCCACGACACCATCGTGGCCGCCATCGAGCACACGATCAAGGCCGGTCCGCTGACGCCCGATCTGGGCGGCAAGGCCAACACCACCGAGGTGGGCGAAGCCATCGCGGCTGCCATCGCCAAGGCCTGA
- a CDS encoding LysR substrate-binding domain-containing protein, with amino-acid sequence MPSPEDLRVFTTVVRKASFAEAAAAHHASPAFVSKRIRLLEQELGVKLLHRTTRRVAVTEQGERVYHWAQRILDEVEHLLQEVDVTRRQPRGLLRVSTSFGFGRNVVAPALSQLIAQYPALQLRLEVFDRIVDVAAEGFDLDVRVGDEIAPHLIARHLADNHRVLCAAPAYVQRRGSPRTLDELAAHDCLVIKERDHPFGVWKLRSGSQERSVKVTGPLSTNHGEMAVQWARDGHGIVLRSLWDVAADLQAGSLVQLLPEWQQQANIWAVYPTRLERSAKVRVCVEFLQEFFGRQAPEGFRIAIKKEAAID; translated from the coding sequence ATGCCCTCTCCCGAAGACCTGCGTGTCTTCACCACCGTGGTGCGCAAAGCCAGCTTTGCTGAGGCTGCGGCCGCGCACCATGCGTCGCCGGCCTTTGTCAGCAAGCGCATCCGTCTGCTGGAGCAGGAGTTGGGTGTGAAGCTGCTGCATCGCACCACACGGCGGGTCGCTGTCACGGAGCAGGGCGAGCGCGTCTACCACTGGGCGCAGCGCATTCTGGACGAGGTCGAGCATCTGCTGCAGGAGGTGGATGTGACGCGCCGCCAGCCGCGCGGGCTGCTGCGGGTGTCCACCAGCTTCGGCTTTGGCCGCAATGTGGTGGCGCCCGCGCTGTCGCAGCTGATTGCGCAATATCCGGCTCTGCAGCTGCGCCTGGAAGTGTTTGACCGCATCGTCGATGTCGCGGCCGAGGGCTTCGATCTCGATGTGCGCGTGGGCGACGAGATCGCGCCGCATCTGATTGCCCGGCATCTGGCCGACAACCATCGCGTGCTGTGCGCGGCCCCGGCCTATGTGCAGCGGCGCGGCAGCCCGCGCACGCTGGACGAGCTGGCCGCGCATGACTGCCTGGTCATCAAGGAGCGCGATCATCCCTTTGGTGTCTGGAAGCTGCGCTCGGGCAGTCAGGAGCGCAGCGTCAAAGTGACCGGGCCGCTGTCCACCAATCATGGAGAGATGGCCGTGCAATGGGCGCGCGACGGCCATGGCATCGTGCTGCGCTCGCTCTGGGATGTGGCGGCCGATCTGCAGGCCGGCAGCCTGGTGCAGCTGCTGCCTGAGTGGCAGCAGCAGGCGAATATCTGGGCTGTCTATCCGACGCGGCTGGAGCGCTCGGCCAAGGTGCGGGTCTGCGTCGAGTTCCTGCAGGAGTTCTTCGGCAGGCAAGCTCCAGAAGGATTCAGGATTGCTATTAAAAAAGAAGCTGCTATCGATTGA
- a CDS encoding GatB/YqeY domain-containing protein has translation MSLKAQITEDMKTAMRAKDSTRLGTIRLLQAAMKQKEVDERIELDDAAVIAIVDKLIKQRKDSIAAFEAANRTDLADVEKAEMEVLKVYLPERMGEAEITAAVQAIVAELGASGPGDMGKVMGAVKAQLAGKADMGLVSAAVKAALTK, from the coding sequence ATGAGCCTGAAAGCCCAGATTACCGAAGACATGAAGACCGCCATGCGTGCCAAGGACAGCACACGCCTGGGCACCATCCGCCTGCTGCAGGCTGCGATGAAGCAAAAGGAAGTGGACGAGCGCATCGAGCTCGATGACGCAGCCGTCATCGCCATCGTGGACAAGCTGATCAAGCAGCGCAAGGACTCCATCGCCGCCTTCGAAGCCGCCAACCGCACCGATCTGGCCGATGTGGAAAAGGCCGAAATGGAAGTGCTCAAGGTCTATCTGCCCGAGCGCATGGGCGAAGCCGAGATCACCGCAGCCGTGCAGGCCATCGTGGCCGAGCTGGGCGCCTCCGGCCCCGGCGACATGGGCAAGGTGATGGGCGCCGTCAAGGCCCAGCTGGCCGGCAAGGCCGATATGGGCCTGGTGTCCGCCGCCGTCAAGGCCGCGCTGACAAAGTAA
- the rpsU gene encoding 30S ribosomal protein S21, with translation MTTIRVKENEPYEVALRRFKRTIEKLGLLTDLRAREFYEKPTAERKRKKAAAVKRHYKRVRSMQLPKKLY, from the coding sequence ATGACTACCATCCGCGTCAAAGAAAACGAGCCCTATGAAGTTGCCCTGCGCCGCTTCAAGCGCACCATCGAAAAGCTGGGTCTGCTGACCGATCTGCGTGCTCGCGAGTTCTACGAAAAGCCCACAGCCGAGCGCAAGCGCAAGAAGGCTGCTGCCGTGAAGCGTCACTACAAGCGCGTTCGCAGCATGCAACTGCCTAAGAAGCTGTACTAA
- a CDS encoding BMP family protein: protein MSSASHRSFISRRQWMASAIAVPGLLALTACAGRAGVSGSAASGGSLVVGGLFAGSRSDKGFMEAGWRGLEKARQELGVQIRFLDGMAPSKELLVPALAQLAEQGAQLVIAHGGQNNQAAAEVAARFPRTHFVVTQGAVQGSNLCSYDVLQEESAYLAGVLAALTTKTGVVGHMSGIRVPPGLKGRAAYAAGVRDTDPRVQLLTNFSGDQDDNALSHRIAKAQMAAGADVIFTMLNSGRDGVTQACREAGTRQIGNVIDWTTVEPQVFVASAWADVGIGAFLAVKDMQQRGAPGPGIRKIGLSDPAAVRLTMGQGVAAAVRERVARASAAIASGQLKVPEHYEGKEFSA from the coding sequence TTGTCCAGCGCTTCTCATCGCTCATTTATTTCGCGTCGTCAATGGATGGCTTCGGCCATCGCCGTGCCGGGCTTGCTGGCATTGACGGCCTGTGCCGGCAGGGCCGGTGTTTCCGGGTCTGCTGCGTCCGGCGGTTCCCTGGTGGTGGGCGGTCTGTTTGCGGGCTCGCGCAGCGACAAGGGTTTTATGGAGGCGGGCTGGCGCGGTCTGGAGAAGGCGCGTCAGGAGCTGGGCGTGCAGATCCGTTTTCTGGACGGCATGGCACCCAGCAAGGAGTTGCTGGTGCCGGCTCTCGCGCAGCTCGCGGAGCAGGGGGCGCAGCTGGTGATTGCCCATGGCGGGCAGAACAATCAGGCCGCAGCCGAAGTCGCGGCGCGCTTTCCCAGGACCCATTTCGTCGTGACCCAGGGCGCGGTGCAGGGGAGCAATCTCTGCAGCTATGACGTGCTGCAGGAGGAGTCGGCCTATCTGGCCGGCGTGCTGGCGGCCCTGACCACCAAAACCGGGGTGGTCGGCCATATGTCGGGCATTCGCGTGCCACCGGGGCTCAAGGGCCGTGCCGCCTATGCGGCCGGTGTGCGCGATACCGATCCCAGGGTCCAATTGCTGACGAACTTTTCGGGCGATCAGGACGACAACGCCTTGTCGCACCGCATCGCCAAGGCCCAGATGGCTGCCGGTGCCGATGTGATCTTCACCATGCTCAACTCCGGCCGCGATGGCGTGACCCAGGCCTGCCGCGAGGCGGGCACGCGTCAGATCGGCAATGTGATCGACTGGACCACGGTGGAGCCGCAGGTGTTTGTCGCTTCCGCCTGGGCCGATGTGGGCATTGGCGCGTTTTTGGCCGTCAAGGACATGCAGCAGCGCGGTGCGCCCGGCCCGGGTATTCGCAAGATTGGCCTGAGCGACCCGGCGGCCGTACGCCTGACCATGGGCCAGGGCGTGGCAGCCGCTGTGCGCGAGCGCGTGGCCAGGGCGTCGGCTGCCATCGCCTCGGGGCAGCTCAAGGTGCCCGAGCACTATGAAGGCAAGGAGTTTTCTGCCTGA